The Caldalkalibacillus salinus genome contains the following window.
TGCTTTTTTCTTTATGTTTTTTCCTTCTGTCTATCATGTTATAATCAATGGATACCAAGCTATAAAATCAAATAAGTGACACTGAATAAACAAGGGGTTGTGAATATTGAAGGAAGTTAAAATTTATACTGACGGTGCTTGCTCGGGTAATCCTGGGCCAGGTGGATGGGCGGCCGTGTTATTGTATGGTGAACACCGCAAAGAGATCTACGGAGGACATGAACACACGACCAATCAACGGATGGAACTTCAAGCTGCCATCGAAGCCTTAAATGCACTTAAGTCCCCTTGTCAGGTGAATTTATACAGTGACTCCGCTTATATGGTCAATTGTTTCAAACAAGGCTGGTATAAGAATTGGGTTAGAAATAACTGGAAAAATAGCAAGGGTAAGCCGGTCGAAAATCAAGAACTATGGAAACAGCTACTTGAATTAGTGGATCAGCATGACGTCACATTTGTAAAAGTGAAAGGTCATGCCGATGATGAATTAAATAATCGATGCGACGAATTGGCAGTCGCTGCGATTCCTAAATAAATATAAAGTATTGAGCTTACACGACGTTCACCTTTATTTAATTAAGTCATGTCACAATAAGAAAGGAGGGGGGCCATATGCTTAAGCTTACACAGGAAGAAGTCAGTCATCTGAAGCAGGAGATTATCACTTATGGTCGAAGCATAGGGATAGATAAAATAGGTTTCACAACGGCTGATCCTTTTCTCACACTAAAAGAGCGGCTAAAGCAACATCGTGAACTCGGGTACGAATCTGGATTTGAAGAGTCAGATCTAGACAAAAGAACGGAACCAAAGCAAACTCTCCCAGAAGCTCAGTCTATTATTGCTATCGCATTGGCTTACCCTTCCAAGATGGAAGAGGCCCCAAAGTCAAAAAAAGGGGCCTATCGCGGTATTTTGTGTCGTTCCTCATGGGGATTGGATTACCACCATATATTAAGGGATAAGATGAACCAACTTGAAGCCTTTATCAAGGAGAAAGTGCCGGAGGTCAAAGCGGAGTCTATGGTTGATACGGGGGCGTTATCGGACCGTGCCGTCGCTGAAAGGGCTGGTATTGGCTGGAGTGGAAAAAATAGTGCCATTATCACACCAGAGTTCGGCTCTTGGGTTTATCTCGGTGAAATGTTAACGTCCATCCCTTTTGAACCAGATGAACCGATCACAGAGTCCTGCGGCTCATGTACGAAGTGTATTGACGCCTGTCCGACAGGTGCACTAGTTCAAGGGGGACAATTAGATTCTAATAAATGTATTGCCTTTCTCACACAAGTGAAAAACTTTGTCCCAATGGAATATAGAGAAAAAATTGGAAATAGACTTTATGGATGTGACACGTGTCAGACGGTTTGTCCCGTGAACAAAAAGAAAAACTTCACACATCATCCAGAAATGACACCCGATCCTGAAGTGGCGAAACCGCTGTTACTACCGTTACTAGATATGTCAAAGCGTGAGTTTAGAGAGACATTTGGACCAACATCCTCAGCCTGGAGAGGGAAAAAACCTATTCAGCGTAATGCGATCATCGCTCTTGGCCATTTTAAGGATACGAGTGCCGTACCGAAGTTAACGGAACTGTTGAATCATGATCCACGACCAGCGATTAGAGGAACAGCTGCATGGTCGCTTGGCAAAATAAAAAATGAAGAGGCCTATGAAGCCTTAGTGGATGCAAGCCTAATGGAAAAAGACGGAGAAGTCCGGGAAGAAATTCGAGAAGCGTTAGATCAAAGGGCAAGTACGTCCAGAGAGGAGAATGTTTCTGTATGACACGTACAGCCAACCTGTATTACTCAGTGATGGAGTCTCCTGTAGGACCGATGACACTCGCCTGTACAAAGAAAGGTCTATGTCGCATAGATTATCAGGCAGGAGATTCAGTGCTGAGAAACTTGATCAGATGGTCGAGACAACATTTTCTGACTGACCAAATACAGGAAGATGATCAGGCATTACAAGATGTAAAGCAGCAGTTAGACGAGTACTTCCGTGGGGAAAGAAAAAGCTTTGACTATCCATTAGAATTAGTGGGAACGTCGTTTCAGAAGCTTGTATGGAAGACACTGCGTAACATTCCGTACGGAGAAGTTAGAAGCTACAAAGAGATTGCCCAAATGATAGGTTCTCCAAAAGCGGTTCGTGCTATTGGAGGGGCCAATAACAAAAACCATATTCCTATTATCATTCCCTGTCACCGGGTTATTGGATCTAACGGTGCCTTAGTCGGTTACGGTGGTGGCTTGCACATCAAAGAACACCTTCTTGAGATAGAAGGCTATCTTCCTATGAGCAGTAAAAAAGCATAGGAACAGGATAGAGCAGTAGAAAATAGAGTGGTAGAAAGTACAACCGTCACAGAGAAAGAAGTTAAAGCAAAAAGTTAAACAATAAGTTAAACAAGAAGCTAAGCAAAATAGATAAACTAAGAAATGCGAACCTCTTTCACCCTACAGCGTGGTGTGAAGGAGGTTTTTTTATGCACGTACACACGTCTATCCCTCTCTAAGTTTCAAGATAAAAAGGCCTTAAAATGTAAGCGTTACCATAATATTTTTTAATATATTTTAACAAAAACGGTTGTATAAAAATACATTACTTAGTATAATGATTCGAAATAAGGATTGGCAGAAATTATAACAAACGAGCATAGTGAGTTATCAACCTTACAGGACAGGGAGAGGAGTAACCTTATGAAAGTGGCAGTCATCGGCGCGACAGGTTATAGCGGTGTGGAACTTATACGACTTTTACTCAATCATCCACATGTGGAACTGACAACATTGATATCAGGGAATAAGGAAGGGGATTTATGTGCGGATCATTTTCCGCACCTGAAGGGGATTGTAGAGCACTCATTGGAAGCCCTAGACGTTGCCCAACTAGTCAAAGATGTGGATTTCGTATTCTTTGCGACACCCTCTGGCGTGAGTCGTACATACATGCCAGCATTAACCGAAGCAGGCCTCCCATGTGTGGACCTTTCAGGAGATTTTAGACTGCACAACCCGAATGAATATGCACAATGGTACAAACAGGAACCAGCTGACGCATCATTACTCGCCCATGCCGTTTATGGATTGTCTGAAGTGAATCAAGAACAGATCAGGGAGGCGACTCTGGTGGCTAACCCTGGGTGCTACCCTACATCGGTTTTGCTCGGATTGGTTCCTATCTTGGAGAGCGGATGGGTCGTAGTAGATGATATAGTCATCGACGGTAAAACGGGCGTGTCTGGCGCAGGACGTTCTTTGAACTTGGCTACACACTTTTCAGAAACGAATGAAAATGTGCGTCCCTATAAATTAGGCCAGCACCAACATATACCCGAAATTGAACAGACGTTACAGGCGTACGATCCATCATCTCAAATCACGTTTTCAACTCACCTTATTCCGATGACCAGGGGAATCCAATGCAGTATGTACTTGACATTGAAGGAGTCAAAAACGGCTGAGGACATACTTGAACGGTATCAACACTATTATCAATCTCAGCCTTTCGTCCGTATCTGCCCTTTAGGAAAGTGGCCAGCGACGAAAGAGGTGTACGGCTCCAATTATTGTGATATCGGTATTCACTTAGACGCTCGAACCGGAAAGCTCATGATTATTTCTGTAATTGATAATGTCGTCAAAGGCGCGGCAGGGCAAGCGATACAGAATATGAATCTCATGAAGGGTTGGGCACAGGAGACTGGGTTAAAGGTGAGCCCCGTGTTCCCATAAGATGCCTATGTATGACCACCATGCGAAAAAGAGAGGGAGGGGTACAGCCATGCGTGTGCTCAAAGAAGGTTATACCATCATCAAGGATGGTATCGGTACTGAAGTGCAAGACACACTAGAACAGCAAGGCATAAGCATCATACCTGAAGGAAGTATCACTCTTCCCAAAGGATATGAATCCGGCGGCCTTCATTGTGGATTGAAGTTTAAGCGTAAAGATATTGGGTGGATCGTCAGTCACGTCCCGGCTCAAGCGGCAGGTGTGTATACCACTAATGCGTACCAGGCCGCTCCACTACAGGTCACACAGGAGAGCATAGCACAAGAAGGAAAGCTGCAAGCAGTGGTCGTCAACTCTGCTAACGCCAATGCGTGTACAGGGCCGGAAGGATTAGAAGATGCCTATGCGATGCGGACCTTAACTGCGCAACAGTTTGGTGTACCTGAGCATTATGCAGCGATTGTCTCTACAGGGGTGATCGGTGAACGCTTAGATATGGATAAAGTTAGATCTGGAATCGAAGAAATGGATCAGCTTGCTCATGCAGGGGTGGCCAATTTTGAAAAAGCGATATTGACCACCGATACATGTACCAAATCAGTAGCCGTTCAGTGTGAGATTGATGGCCAAACGGTTTCCATCGGGGGAGTTGCTAAGGGATCAGGTATGGTACACCCTAACATGGCAACGATGTTAGCCTTTATCACAACGGATGCGAATATAGAACAAACCTATTTACAAAATGCGCTTAAGCAAGCGACGGATCACACTTTTAATCGGATTACCGTAGACGGTGATACCAGTACAAATGACATGGTCTTGTTGCTGGCGAACGGCGAAGCGGGGAACGATCCTCTCACTTTAAGTCATGAACAACATGAAGTATTTCTACAGGCGCTGATTTACGTTTGTGAGGCCCTTGCAAAGATGATTGCCCGAGATGGTGAAGGCGCCTCGAAGTTGATTGAAGTCACGGTAAAAGGAGCACAATCGGAAGCTGAAGCGGAGCAGATCGGTAAAGCTGTCGTCGGTTCAAGTTTAGTTAAAACAGCCGTATACGGCACAGACCCTAACTGGGGTAGAATCATTTGCGCTGTAGGCTATAGTGGGCAGACCGGATATAATCCAGATCACGTATCTGTGCATATTGGCCCTATAGAAGTGGTGCATGAAGGGAGACCAACATCCTTCTCGGAGGAAGAAGCTAAGCGCGTGTTAGAACATTCAACGGTCTCAATCACCGTTGATTTACATGCCGGTACACAGACGGCGACTTGCTGGGGATGTGATTTAACATACGACTATGTCCGTATCAACGCTTCGTATCGAACGTAAGTGGCCTCTGGCATCATCGTTTGAGAAAGTAAATTGCGGGAGTGAAGGGAGTACAGACTGTGGAGACCATCGTTTTTAAATGTGGGGGGAGTATTTTAGCCTCGTTACCAGATGAGTGTTATCAGATACTTACGACATTACATCGCGAAGGGATTTGCCAACCAATTATTGTCCATGGTGGTGGTCCTATTATTACGGCACTCGCCGAGGGACTTGGTGTACAAACGCAGTTTGTGAACGGTTTGCGCGTCACAACGGCAGAGCACTTGGACGTCGTTGAGATGGGGTTAAGTGCCAAAACGAATAAGCAAATTGTACAGAAATTATGGCAAGAAGGTGGTAAAGCATGGGGAATCAGTGGGGTTGATGCCCAGCTTTTGACCTCCGAGCAGATAGATCCACAGCTAGGATTGGTGGGCAAAATCGTTCAGGTGAAAACCCCGATTATTGAGAGTATGCTACAACAAGATTATATACCTGTCATTTCGCCCGTGGCCTTGTCTGAGTCGTTAGAGAAACATAATGTCAATGCAGACGAAGCAGCTGCATCCATTGCCAAAGCTTTACAAGCCAAACTCTGTTTTCTAACAGATGTAGACGGTGTTCAGACTAACGACGGTATAGAGCATGAATTGAACGCAACGGTGGCTCAACAACTGATAGATTCAGAGGTCATATACGGGGGGATGATTCCCAAGGTACAATCCGGATTGCAGGCTTTAAACCATGGCGTAGAACAAGTATGTATGTTGAACGGGACCCAACCCGAAAGTATATCCGCTTGGTTAAATGGGGAACAGGTTGGAACCGTATTTGTGCACAAGCAAAAGGAGGGAAGCGTTCATGCAACCAACAGCTAAAAGTAGCACAGGAAAGAGTAGCATCAATCAGTACAGCTCAGGCCAAAAAACGATGATACACGAAGCGCAGAAATCGCAAGGTTTGTCTAGTCAATCGATTATGGCAACGTACCAACGTTTTCCACTCACCCTCGTGAAGGGAGAAGGCAGTTACGTGTGGGACGATGAGGGTCAATCGTATTTAGACTTCAGTGCAGGGATTGGGACTTGTAACCTTGGCCATGTCCCTCCATTCGTGAAGGAGGCTGTTGAGGTTCAATTACAATCATTGTGGCATTGCTCAAACTTGTACCATATACCCCAACAAGAACAGCTGGCGAAAAAGTTGACGGCGCACACCCTCTTCGATCAGGTATTTTTCTGTAATAGCGGAGCGGAAGCGAACGAAGCGGCTATTAAACTCGCACGTAAATATGGTCATACACACAAGGGAAGTCAGGCAACAGACATTGTCACATTTCAACACTCATTCCATGGTCGTACGATGGCCACTTTATCAGCCACTGGGCAGCAAAAGGTAAAAGAGGGGTTCGATCCTCTACTGCCCGGATTTCAAACCCTACCTTATAACGATGAGGCTGCTTTAAAAGAGGTTAAGCCAGAGCAAACATGTGCAGTGTTTCTCGAAATGGTGCAGGGAGAAGGGGGCGTCATACCTGTCGATCCATCGTGGTTACAAGCCCTTCAAGCAATGTGTCGTGAACATGACATCCTACTCATCATTGACGAGATTCAAACAGGCATGGGAAGAACAGGGCATCTATTCGCTTACGAGCATGTTGATCTGCAGCCTGACGTCATCACGGTAGCGAAAGGTTTAGGGTCCGGTTTTCCTATCGGCGCTTTACTAGCAAAAGATGAGGTCGCTCAAGTCTTTCAGCCTGGCAGTCATGGTAGTACGTTCGGAGGGAACCCAGTCGCTTGTGCCGCAGGGCTAGCCACTTTAGAAACGATGCTAGAACCCGCTTTTTTACCACAGGTGAGAGAGAAGGCTACTTACCTACATGACCGTCTGAATCAATGGATACAAACAGAGTCCGACCGAGGGCGTCCTTATTTTAAATTGAGAGGCTTAGGCTTAATGTTAGGGATTGTCGTGACCCCTTTTGAAAATGAGCAAGGTCAGCAGGTGAATGCTACCGCATTGATCAAATACATGAGAGCACAACATATCTTAGTGTTACCTGCGGGCACAAACGTTGTGCGCTTACTACCGCCACTCACGGTGACTTATGACGAGATCGACCAATTAATTCGAGGTTTAGAACAATGGGAGGGAAGCGAAACGTGAACAGCAAGAAAGGCTACTTATTACTAGAAAACGGAGAAGTCATGGAAGGCGAATGGCTGAGTGGAGATCATCACGTAGATGGTGAAATGGTCTTTAATACTAGTATGTACGGTTATCAGGAGATACTATCCGATCCCTCCTATCGTGGGCAGATTCTGTGTTTCTGCTATCCACTCTTAGGAAATTATGGGATCAATACTCATGATTATGAAAGTGCCCAATTCCAAGTATCTGGCGTGATACTGGAGGAAAGTAGTGAGCATTTCAGTCATTACGAAGCGAAGCATAGCCTATTAGACCAGTTTCAACGTGCACATATTCCTGTTTTGGGGCGTGTCGATACGAGAGCATTAGTCAAGATGTTGCGTCAGACTGGAGAATTGAGAGGCTATCTAACGGACCAAAAGCTAGACGAAGCCACTATTAAACATCAGCTTGAAACTTGGCAGACGGCGCCTTTGACGAGCAGTAATCGAGTACATGAAGTTTCCGTCAAACAACCGATCACCTATGAAGGTGAGGGCTTACACATTGGACTTATTGATTATGGTTATAAAAAATCTATTTTAAAAAGCTTGCAACAACGCGGGTGTCAGGTGACCGTTTTCCCATATACAACGACTTACGAGCAGGTTAAAGCTGTTAATCCAGACGGGTTGTTATTTAGCAATGGACCCGGAGATCCCATGGCATTAGCGGCACAGTTGGCCGATATTAAGAAAATGAGTATACACTACCCTTCGTTAGGAATATGTCTGGGACATCAATTGTTAGCTTTAGCACACGGCGCGTCAACAACCAAACTAGAATACGGTCACCGGGGTGGGAATCATCCGGTTAAGGATGTACACAGTGGAAAGGTCTATATGACGGCGCAGAACCATGGTTATGTCGTTACAGAGGAGACGTTGAGCGACACGCCATTCACACTCACATTCCGCAACGTGAATGATCACACGATTGAAGGCTTGCGTCATCAACATTATGCCATCCAAACGGTGCAATTTCATCCTGAAGCTCACTCAGGACCACAGGACACCGCTTATATATTTGATCAATTTTTACAAGAGATACAATCGACTGGGGAGATAGGAGAGATAGAATATGCCGCTGCATCAGGACATTCGTAAAGTACTCGTTATCGGTTCCGGCCCTATACAAATCGGGCAGGCAGCCGAATTTGATTACGCCGGTACTCAAGCATGTTTAGCATTAAAAGAAGAGGGAATCGAGGTTGTGCTAGTTAATAGTAACCCTGCCACGATTATGACCGATCCGTCTATCGCCGACACGGTCTATATTGAACCTTTAACGGAAGAGGTTGTGACCAACATCATTGCTAAAGAACGTCCGGATGGCATTATCGGTACCCTCGGTGGGCAAACGGGACTAAACCTCACCGTGACACTTACTGAGAAAGGGGTCCTTGAACAGTACGATGTCGCTTTGCTCGGCACCTCCGTATCCGCCATTAAAAAAGGTGAGGATCGTGAACTGTTCCGCTCACTTATGCTAGAGATCAACGAACCGATCCCTGATTCTGCGATTATTGAGTCTGTAGCGGACGGGATGACGTTTGCTAAGACCATCGGTTTCCCCGTCGTCGTGCGTCCCGCCTATACCCTTGGTGGGTCTGGGGGTGGGACGGCACATACCGCACCGGAATTAGAAACGATGCTGTACCAGGGATTAAGTGAAAGCCCCATTCACCAGGTACTACTAGAGAAGAGTATTCATGGTTGGAAAGAGGTTGAGTACGAAGTGATGCGCGACGATAATGACACGTGCATCATCGTGTGCAATATGGAAAACATTGACCCAGTTGGTATTCATACAGGAGACTCTATGGTGGTTGCTCCGACCCAAACCTTAACGGACCGCCAAGTGCAAATGCTCAGGAACGCCTCCTTGAAAATCATTCGTTCCTTAGAAGTGGTGGGGGGCTGTAACATCCAATTCGCTCTCGACCCATACACTGATCAATACAACGTGATTGAGGTCAATCCGAGGGTGAGTCGTTCCTCTGCCCTCGCATCCAAAGCCACAGGTTACCCGATTGCCAGAATGGCTGCCAAATGTGCCATTGGGTATCATCTAGACGAGATGAGTAATCCAGTGACAGGTTATACGTATGCGTCCTATGAGCCAGCCATGGATTATATCGTGGTCAAACTCCCTAGGTTTCCTTTTGACAAATTCACTGATGCGGACCAGACGTTAGGGACACAAATGCAGGCCACAGGAGAAGTGATGGCCATGGATCGTAGCTTTGAAGGCGCCTTGAACAAAAGCTTGCGTTCCTTAGAACTGAATATACAAGGCTTATATCATCCAAAGTTGGCGGATGCTACGGATGAGACGTTGAAAAAGCATCTTATCACAGGTACGGCCGATCGTTTATTTGCCATTGGCGAATGTATGCGCCGAGGTGTCACTACGGGTGAGATTGAGGCTATCACTCAAATCGACCACTGGTATGTTTCAAAGATCGCTGGCCTGATCGCGCTAGAAAAAGAGTTAAAAGCATACACATGGGACACTTTACCGACATCACTATTACAAAGAGCCAAGCAAATGCAATTCAGTGATGAGATGTTGGCGATGTTTTACCAAATTCCCGAAGCTGTCATCCGTGAAAGACGAAAGGCTGAAGGACTCGCGGCGAGTTATAAGCTTGTGGATACTTGTGCAGCTGAATTTGAAGCCCAATCACCCTACTTCTATTCCACATGGTTAGGGATGGACGAAGTAGAACAATCAGATCAAAAAAAGGTCCTTGTCGTCGGTTCAGGACCCATTCGTATAGGGCAAGGCATAGAATTCGATT
Protein-coding sequences here:
- the rnhA gene encoding ribonuclease HI, whose translation is MKEVKIYTDGACSGNPGPGGWAAVLLYGEHRKEIYGGHEHTTNQRMELQAAIEALNALKSPCQVNLYSDSAYMVNCFKQGWYKNWVRNNWKNSKGKPVENQELWKQLLELVDQHDVTFVKVKGHADDELNNRCDELAVAAIPK
- the queG gene encoding tRNA epoxyqueuosine(34) reductase QueG, which gives rise to MLKLTQEEVSHLKQEIITYGRSIGIDKIGFTTADPFLTLKERLKQHRELGYESGFEESDLDKRTEPKQTLPEAQSIIAIALAYPSKMEEAPKSKKGAYRGILCRSSWGLDYHHILRDKMNQLEAFIKEKVPEVKAESMVDTGALSDRAVAERAGIGWSGKNSAIITPEFGSWVYLGEMLTSIPFEPDEPITESCGSCTKCIDACPTGALVQGGQLDSNKCIAFLTQVKNFVPMEYREKIGNRLYGCDTCQTVCPVNKKKNFTHHPEMTPDPEVAKPLLLPLLDMSKREFRETFGPTSSAWRGKKPIQRNAIIALGHFKDTSAVPKLTELLNHDPRPAIRGTAAWSLGKIKNEEAYEALVDASLMEKDGEVREEIREALDQRASTSREENVSV
- a CDS encoding methylated-DNA--[protein]-cysteine S-methyltransferase — encoded protein: MTRTANLYYSVMESPVGPMTLACTKKGLCRIDYQAGDSVLRNLIRWSRQHFLTDQIQEDDQALQDVKQQLDEYFRGERKSFDYPLELVGTSFQKLVWKTLRNIPYGEVRSYKEIAQMIGSPKAVRAIGGANNKNHIPIIIPCHRVIGSNGALVGYGGGLHIKEHLLEIEGYLPMSSKKA
- the argC gene encoding N-acetyl-gamma-glutamyl-phosphate reductase, translated to MKVAVIGATGYSGVELIRLLLNHPHVELTTLISGNKEGDLCADHFPHLKGIVEHSLEALDVAQLVKDVDFVFFATPSGVSRTYMPALTEAGLPCVDLSGDFRLHNPNEYAQWYKQEPADASLLAHAVYGLSEVNQEQIREATLVANPGCYPTSVLLGLVPILESGWVVVDDIVIDGKTGVSGAGRSLNLATHFSETNENVRPYKLGQHQHIPEIEQTLQAYDPSSQITFSTHLIPMTRGIQCSMYLTLKESKTAEDILERYQHYYQSQPFVRICPLGKWPATKEVYGSNYCDIGIHLDARTGKLMIISVIDNVVKGAAGQAIQNMNLMKGWAQETGLKVSPVFP
- the argJ gene encoding bifunctional ornithine acetyltransferase/N-acetylglutamate synthase translates to MRVLKEGYTIIKDGIGTEVQDTLEQQGISIIPEGSITLPKGYESGGLHCGLKFKRKDIGWIVSHVPAQAAGVYTTNAYQAAPLQVTQESIAQEGKLQAVVVNSANANACTGPEGLEDAYAMRTLTAQQFGVPEHYAAIVSTGVIGERLDMDKVRSGIEEMDQLAHAGVANFEKAILTTDTCTKSVAVQCEIDGQTVSIGGVAKGSGMVHPNMATMLAFITTDANIEQTYLQNALKQATDHTFNRITVDGDTSTNDMVLLLANGEAGNDPLTLSHEQHEVFLQALIYVCEALAKMIARDGEGASKLIEVTVKGAQSEAEAEQIGKAVVGSSLVKTAVYGTDPNWGRIICAVGYSGQTGYNPDHVSVHIGPIEVVHEGRPTSFSEEEAKRVLEHSTVSITVDLHAGTQTATCWGCDLTYDYVRINASYRT
- the argB gene encoding acetylglutamate kinase; this encodes METIVFKCGGSILASLPDECYQILTTLHREGICQPIIVHGGGPIITALAEGLGVQTQFVNGLRVTTAEHLDVVEMGLSAKTNKQIVQKLWQEGGKAWGISGVDAQLLTSEQIDPQLGLVGKIVQVKTPIIESMLQQDYIPVISPVALSESLEKHNVNADEAAASIAKALQAKLCFLTDVDGVQTNDGIEHELNATVAQQLIDSEVIYGGMIPKVQSGLQALNHGVEQVCMLNGTQPESISAWLNGEQVGTVFVHKQKEGSVHATNS
- a CDS encoding acetylornithine transaminase codes for the protein MQPTAKSSTGKSSINQYSSGQKTMIHEAQKSQGLSSQSIMATYQRFPLTLVKGEGSYVWDDEGQSYLDFSAGIGTCNLGHVPPFVKEAVEVQLQSLWHCSNLYHIPQQEQLAKKLTAHTLFDQVFFCNSGAEANEAAIKLARKYGHTHKGSQATDIVTFQHSFHGRTMATLSATGQQKVKEGFDPLLPGFQTLPYNDEAALKEVKPEQTCAVFLEMVQGEGGVIPVDPSWLQALQAMCREHDILLIIDEIQTGMGRTGHLFAYEHVDLQPDVITVAKGLGSGFPIGALLAKDEVAQVFQPGSHGSTFGGNPVACAAGLATLETMLEPAFLPQVREKATYLHDRLNQWIQTESDRGRPYFKLRGLGLMLGIVVTPFENEQGQQVNATALIKYMRAQHILVLPAGTNVVRLLPPLTVTYDEIDQLIRGLEQWEGSET
- a CDS encoding carbamoyl phosphate synthase small subunit; the encoded protein is MNSKKGYLLLENGEVMEGEWLSGDHHVDGEMVFNTSMYGYQEILSDPSYRGQILCFCYPLLGNYGINTHDYESAQFQVSGVILEESSEHFSHYEAKHSLLDQFQRAHIPVLGRVDTRALVKMLRQTGELRGYLTDQKLDEATIKHQLETWQTAPLTSSNRVHEVSVKQPITYEGEGLHIGLIDYGYKKSILKSLQQRGCQVTVFPYTTTYEQVKAVNPDGLLFSNGPGDPMALAAQLADIKKMSIHYPSLGICLGHQLLALAHGASTTKLEYGHRGGNHPVKDVHSGKVYMTAQNHGYVVTEETLSDTPFTLTFRNVNDHTIEGLRHQHYAIQTVQFHPEAHSGPQDTAYIFDQFLQEIQSTGEIGEIEYAAASGHS
- the carB gene encoding carbamoyl-phosphate synthase (glutamine-hydrolyzing) large subunit, with the protein product MPLHQDIRKVLVIGSGPIQIGQAAEFDYAGTQACLALKEEGIEVVLVNSNPATIMTDPSIADTVYIEPLTEEVVTNIIAKERPDGIIGTLGGQTGLNLTVTLTEKGVLEQYDVALLGTSVSAIKKGEDRELFRSLMLEINEPIPDSAIIESVADGMTFAKTIGFPVVVRPAYTLGGSGGGTAHTAPELETMLYQGLSESPIHQVLLEKSIHGWKEVEYEVMRDDNDTCIIVCNMENIDPVGIHTGDSMVVAPTQTLTDRQVQMLRNASLKIIRSLEVVGGCNIQFALDPYTDQYNVIEVNPRVSRSSALASKATGYPIARMAAKCAIGYHLDEMSNPVTGYTYASYEPAMDYIVVKLPRFPFDKFTDADQTLGTQMQATGEVMAMDRSFEGALNKSLRSLELNIQGLYHPKLADATDETLKKHLITGTADRLFAIGECMRRGVTTGEIEAITQIDHWYVSKIAGLIALEKELKAYTWDTLPTSLLQRAKQMQFSDEMLAMFYQIPEAVIRERRKAEGLAASYKLVDTCAAEFEAQSPYFYSTWLGMDEVEQSDQKKVLVVGSGPIRIGQGIEFDYCSVHAVQALKQQGYEAIVINNNPETVSTDFSTADRLYFEPLSVEDVIAVAEKENVQGVLVQFGGQTALNMAQALKEEGISVLGTPVEAVDALEDRDQFYHLLEELGIPCLQGKTAHTIDEVNAAGNEIGFPMIVRPSYVIGGQSMVIFYDQTELDQYCQEQLAYASPRSWPLLIDPYVPGLECELDAISDGQDVVIPGIFEHMERAGVHSGDSLCTIPPMQLTDELAETLHTYTQRVAQKAGIKGVMNIQFVINDGICYVLEVNPRASRTVPILSKVTNIPVIDWATQVQLGHSIKSLTEAAGIKVGLQSNASFYAVKAPVYSTHKLRGVDPQVGPEMKSTGETLGMGESVPQALLKALGPRWVDQNQEEERWVICSVAEPFKSESVTLMHRLHAQGYKILATEQTYQTLQAEDIPAQRIEKDVTKVEDAFKTKHIQWVVNIPTKGKDHARFGFQLRRLALKYQVPCMTCLDTLSYVSQANASLDQLHWEVTSLQEYRNTLNMIKI